One part of the Mya arenaria isolate MELC-2E11 chromosome 3, ASM2691426v1 genome encodes these proteins:
- the LOC128228831 gene encoding uncharacterized protein LOC128228831 — protein sequence MELHVWARFDTSGKIESVQSSFSQTPETQNPPGWVGSVAPEGGERFVPYEEKKDLDTKLTRKVDEMGLIVMQMAELSKRNKIQEKLIRQYEERIKTLENELHVNNHKTSDNPAAGERTCGCRRQSQTEQKTVSMTTSVTIQCSCASQSLCPKDNDNEGIAITEENDLSKEENRSGKSQHSRPSTLNIDVGSSSSNGSVSFSGNMPPTSVTKGYVPNEKGYCYARSIPKRVDSDMKCVEDESHTADAETYTPSICDNLSPSKDALTDVDGDIFGHLDCQGYLQLDTSKQPENRDSPLGCVDSKGYLILTGRSLSAQSEQMHGPHVPDMEDGAPNHHMDRCSPVHHVNEQIHVSFKEFRSNSQEKDTIEQVPVSCSPTQRQSVTFDPAHEVHTGYIEIPETSTSERNPMPVPRRPKYRTSSGGEADLVKPKRHGARSETVPGSSSRQLGRDSPPTPLVDTHKGHEHPLSPALLNGFHRNSCPDIRKDDNLNTVLKDMRTTAEWNQEKQRLIFRSSDCTASVVEHELGATVQVIYQSFKSVAAKKGHHKVMVYPTADLFKRVRREIYRQSSRDVSEDFCCKCLDIIKAKVKAKSP from the exons ATGGAGCTACACGTGTGGGCTAGGTTTGACACGAGCGGCAAGATAGAAAGCGTCCAGTCGAGTTTCTCACAAACCCCAGAAACGCAAAATCCTCCAGGTTGGGTAGGGAGCGTGGCGCCCGAGGGTGGGGAACGGTTTGTCCCGTATGAGGAGAAGAAGGATCTGGACACGAAACTGACCCGGAAGGTGGACGAGATGGGTCTTATTGTGATGCAGATGGCCGAACTGTCCAAGCGTAACAAAATCCAGGAAAA gTTGATACGACAGTATGAAGAAAGAATTAAAACCCTTGAAAATGAGTTACATGTCAATAATCACAAGACATCAGACAATCCAGCAGCTGGAGAACGAACATGTGGTTGTCGCCGTCAATCCCAAACGGAGCAAAAAACTGTGAGCATGACGACCAGTGTTACCATACAATGTAGTTGCGCGAGTCAGTCTCTTTGTCCGAAAGACAATGATAATGAAGGTATAGCCATTACAGAAGAAAATGATCTCTCTAAAGAAGAGAACCGTTCTGGTAAAAGTCAACACTCGCGACCCAGTACTCTTAATATTGATGTCGGTTCTTCCTCATCTAATGGAAGTGTTTCATTTTCTGGTAATATGCCACCGACTTCTGTAACAAAGGGTTATGTACCGAATGAAAAGGGATATTGCTACGCCAGAAGCATTCCTAAACGTGTTGATAGTGATATGAAATGTGTAGAGGACGAATCTCACACGGCAGACGCTGAAACTTATACACCAAGCATATGTGATAATTTAAGTCCGTCCAAGGATGCGTTGACTGACGTTGATGGTGATATATTTGGGCACCTCGATTGCCAAGGGTACTTACAACTGGACACAAGTAAACAACCCGAGAATAGAGATTCACCTCTTGGATGTGTGGACTCAAAAGGCTACCTGATACTGACCGGAAGGAGTTTGAGCGCGCAATCGGAACAGATGCATGGACCCCACGTACCAGACATGGAGGACGGAGCTCCGAACCATCACATGGACAGGTGCTCACCCGTGCATCACGTGAACGAACAGATACATGTGTCGTTCAAAGAATTCCGGTCTAACAGCCAAGAAAAGGACACTATTGAACAGGTGCCAGTTTCCTGTAGCCCGACACAGCGGCAGTCTGTGACGTTTGATCCCGCACATGAG GTACACACCGGATACATTGAAATCCCAGAGACATCTACGAGCGAAAGGAACCCGATGCCCGTGCCCCGACGCCCAAAATACCGAACATCCAGTGGGGGCGAGGCAGACCTTGTCAAACCAAAGCGTCACGGTGCCAGGTCCGAGACCGTACCAGGCTCAAGCAGCCGGCAGTTGGGTCGGGATTCACCGCCCACTCCGCTGGTGGACACACACAAGGGTCACGAGCACCCATTATCGCCAGCGTTGTTAAACGGGTTTCACAG GAACTCTTGCCCTGATATCCGGAAGGACGATAATCTAAACACAGTGCTTAAGGATATGCGGACGACGGCCGAGTGGAACCAGGAGAAGCAGCGACTCATTTTCCGGTCGTCCGACTGCACAGCGTCCGTCGTCGAACACGAATTGGGTGCCACTGTTCAG GTGATATACCAGTCGTTTAAATCAGTAGCAGCCAAAAAGGGCCATCACAAAGTCATGGTTTATCCCACAGCGGACCTTTTCAAA CGCGTCAGACGGGAAATATACCGCCAGTCTAGCAGAGATGTGTCGGAGGATTTCTGTTGTAAATGTTTGGACATCAtcaaggccaaggtcaaggccaAGAGCCCTTGA
- the LOC128228395 gene encoding uncharacterized protein LOC128228395, with protein sequence MDGTCISTAPCPPPFVNVYVFYVHAVSRNLSIQIIHDIAEQCGVPPLNCSDIQMDQEPIPSELNEWMCKPQEPPRTPTDRMLYFVYVLVAIGCFIYWRNIRKGMGLIMLFCILRKVYSWFCKQRKKDADKTSISVEKECIAIVISSIDISIQRRNDVMHIGGNGVLDEGQVSIVQENLIVKETEVTETGSNKIGTTKSASYQAHTVVPETRPSEKSSQSQTLVERNLFFSAKETSGVLIKHQACVERILIDKETTTSVERVTVETTASVERVPVYRETTASDVCSKLKLSDKKTVL encoded by the exons ATGGATGGAACATGCATATCAACCGCACCGTGTCCTCCGCCTTTCGTCAACGTCTATGTCTTTTACGTACATGCTGTGAGTCGAAACCTTTCGATACAGATAATTCACGATATTGCGGAGCAGTGCGGAGTCCCGCCATTAAACTGCAGTGATATACAGATGGATCAGGAGCCTATACCAAGTGAGTTAAATGAATGGATGTGTAAGCCCCAAGAACCACCTCGAACACCAACTGATAGAATGCTCTATTTTGTGTACGTCCTGGTCGCCATTGGCTGCTTCATATATTGGAGGAACATTAG gaaGGGGATGGGTTTAATAATGCTTTTCTGTATTTTGCGGAAGGTGTATAGCTGGTTTtgcaaacaaagaaaaaaagatgCTGACAAAACCTCGATTTCTGTTGAAAAAGAATGTATTGCAATAGTTATTTCTTCAATAGATATTTCAATCCAAAGAAGGAACGATGTGATGCATATTGGAGGAAACGGTGTTTTGGACGAAGGCCAAGTATCTATCGTTCAAGAAAATTTAATTGTAAAGGAAACTGAAGTAACTGAAACAGGCTCCAATAAAATTGGAACAACCAAAAGTGCTTCATATCAGGCTCACACAGTTGTACCAGAAACCAGACCAAGCGAGAAATCTAGCCAAAGTCAAACGTTGGTTGAAAGAAACTTGTTTTTCTCAGCAAAAGAAACAAGTGGTGTTCTTATCAAACACCAAGCGTGTGTCGAACGAATACTTATTGACAAGGAAACTACAACGTCTGTCGAAAGAGTAACAGTTGAAACAACAGCGTCTGTCGAAAGGGTACCCGTTTACAGAGAAACTACAGCAAGTGATGTATGCAGTAAACTTAAATTGTCTGACAAGAAAACTGTACTGTGA